One Intestinimonas butyriciproducens genomic window, ATGAGCTTGTTCCAACGCTCCTCGCGGATGTTCTTGTCGTCGGTGTCCATGGCGGCCTTGGCCTCGTCCATGGTGGCGGCAACGATCTTGTCGAAGAGCTCCTGATCAAAGTCGGCGTGGTCATAGGTCATGGTGGGCTTGCCGATCTCAGCGGTGATGGTCCGGATGAGCTCCACCTGCTTTTTGATCTCCTCGTGGGCCTTCACGATGGCGTCGTACATGATATCGTCGGGCAGCTCCTTGGCGCCGGCCTCGATCATGATGACCTTCTGCTCGGTGGCGGCTACGGTGAGGTCCAGCTTGGAGGCGTGCTTCTGCTCTTGATTGGGGTTGAGGACGATCTGGCCGTCCACATAGCCCATCTCCAGGCAGCCGATGGGGCCGGCCCAGGGGATCTCGGAGTAGGAAAGGCAGGCGGACACGCCGATCATGGCGGTCACCTCGGGAGAGCAGTCGTAGTCCACGCTCATGACGGTGCACGTCACCACCACGTCGTTGCGGAAGTCATAGGGGAAGAGGGGGCGGATGGAGCGGTCGATGACGCGGCTGGCCAGTACCGCAGGCAGAGAGGGCTGGCCCTCGCGGCGCATAAACGAGCCGGGGATGCGGCCCACGGCGTAGAGCTTCTCCTCAAAATCCACGCTCAGGGGGAAGAAGTCCACGCCGTCACGGGGACGGGGCGCGACGGTGACGGCCACCAGTACGGTGGTCTCGCCATAGGTGACCATGGCGGACGCGCTGGCCAGCTCGGCCACCTTGCCCACGTCGATGGTCAGCGGGCGGCCGCACAGGTCCATCTTGTAGACCTTGTGGTTGGGAAACTGCTTGTGAGTGATGACGGTTGACATGCGGAGTCCTCCTATTCTGTTTTGGAAGCTGCACACCAAGAGCCGTCGCGATTTTTAGCATTTGAAGCCGGGTCCGTCCTCCGGGCCCAGGTTCAACTGCTAAAAAAGCGTGGTTGGCTCTGGTGCGCGCGATTTGCGGCACATGGGAAGAAGGGGCGGCGCAGTGTCCCGCGCCACCCCTGTTCACATACTTACTTACGGATGCCCAGCTTGGCGATAATGGCGCGGTAACGCTCCACGTCCTTCTTGGCCAGATAGTCCAGCATCTTGCGGCGCTTACCGACCATCTTCAGCAGCCCGCGGCGGCTGTGGTTGTCGTGGGTATGGATCTTCAGGTGCTCAGTGAGCTCCTGGATGCGGGCGGTGAGAATGGCGATCTGCACCTCGGGGGAGCCGGTGTCAGTGGGATGGGTGCGGTTGGCCTCGATCACGGCCGTCTTTTCGTCCTTACGGATCATGGGGAGATTCCACCTTTCTTTTTTGCTGCCCATGGAGCTGCGTAACGGGCGGGTGAAGCCCCCGCATGAGAGCGGGCAGTGTCCCGAAACGAGGCCGCAGGGCGTCTATACACGCTTTACGTGCTTTAGTAGATTATCATATTCTGGGTGCAAAGTAAAGAAAAAATTCCTGGATCAAGGCAAAAATTTACGGGGCCGCAACCTCTTGCGGCCCCACAGCGGGAAATTTGACATGCTTTACAGGTGCAGAAACCCGATCACGGCGCTCACCGTCAGGACCACGATGGCCGCACTGGCGCAGAAGTCCAGGGCCAGGGCGGCACGGCGGAGCCGTCTCCCAGTGCGGCGGGCGCGCCGCTGGGCGGGGCTCTCCTCCGGCACAAGCCGCAGCACCGTTCCCGTGTGCGGGGGCGCCTCCGCCTCAAACGCCGGGGAGCCCTCCGGCGCCGGGCTCCAGTTCCCGCCGGACACCGCCGCGAGCTTTTGGCGGTACGCCGCCAGGTCCACCAGGTTTCCCTCATGACGGATGAAATTGCTCGTCTCATAGTAAATGGTCTGCATACCGCGATCCCTCCCGCTGTTGATAGATCCAGCATAGCCGTTCTACTATCCCATAAAACGGACTTTTCAATCTTTCTATATCAAATAGACGATTTTGTCTGGGCTTTTGTTGCACAGAACTTTTGTTCGAGTCCATAATACAACAAACGTTCGATAAAAGTCAAGCAAAATTTTTGAAACATTTTCCCCCCACGAATCGTCTACCCTATTAGAAGGAAAAAAGCAACAAAGGAGGAAATCGGAATGAAAAAAGCACTGTCCCTGGTATTGGCGCTGTCCCTGCTGCTGGCGCTGTCGCTGCCTGCGGCGGCGGAGGAAGGCGCCGAGGCGCGGCTGAGCGCCGTGACCCTGGCGGTAAAGGAGACCCTGGATCTGGATACCGAGGCTTACAGCGATTTCAGCGGCTACCCGGAGGAGAACGCACTGGCCCCGCTCTGGTACCTTGACTGGTACGGCGATGGGGGCAGCCTCAGCGTCACCGCGGGGGAGGACGGCCGCATCCTCAGCTACTTCCGGCATGACGACACCGAGTATTGGGACCGGGGATTCCGGAATCCATCCTTCCCGGAGGGCGGGCGGGACGGGGCCCAAAAGGCCGCTGAGGCCTTCCTGGACAAGCTTCTGGCCGCCAATGAGACCGTGGTGTTCCAGGAGGACGGCGGGGAATCCCTGAACCAGTCCTCCTATTATTTCCGGGGGACCATCTGCCTCAACGGCGTCCCTTCCCCTCTGGGCATGCGCATCGAGGTCCGGGCGGCGGACAACTGCGTGATGAATTTCCGGCGGGACGATCTGGCCAGCAGCTACATCGGGACCGTACCCTCCGGGCAGGCCGACGTCTCCGCCCAGCGGGCGGGGGAGCTCCTCAAGGACATGCTCACCATGCGCCTGGAGTACAGCCTGAATGAGGACGGCAGGACCGCCTCCCTGCGCTATCTCCCCAACAGCCGGGACGACTACTATGTGGACGCCCACACCGGAGAGCTGGTGAACCTGACGGAGAAGCGGCGGGCGCTTGCCGACGGCGACAAGTTCTATGGGTATGCCGAAGAAATGTCCGCCAATACGGCCGCGGACGCGGGCGGCGGGGCCTTCCTCACTGAGGTGGAGCAGAGCGGCGTGGAGAAGCTCTCCGGCGTTCTGTCCGCAAAGGCCCTGGATCAAAAGGTGCGGGCCGTCTCAGAACTGGGGCTGGAGACCTATACCCTGGCCGAATCCCGGTTTTACCTGGAGACCGCCATCGCGGACGGCGGCACGGACACCGGGGACGTCTTTGCCCAGCTTACCTATGGAAAACAGAACGGTGAGGGCGGCATCTGGCAAAAATGCGTGACGGTGGACGCCCGCACCGGGGAACTGGAGAGCCTTTGGAGCGGCGGGCCCTGGAATGAGACCCTGCCCCGGACCGTGGACCGCACGGCGGCCCGGGAGAAGGCGGAGGCGTTCCTGACGCGTTACTGGGGCGAGGACTTCGCCCGGTGCGCCGGTTACGATAACAGCGCCCTCTATGGCGGGGATGTCCCGGCGGAAGACGTCACTACCACGGAGTGGTATTTCATCTATGCCCGCCAGGAGAACGGCTACTTTTTCCCGGACGATCAGTTCAGCGTGTCCATCAGTGCGCTGGACGGCTCCGTGAGCGGCTTCCAGCGCCGGGAGATCCCGGGGGTGACCTTTGAGAGCGCCGAGGGCCTGGTGTCCGCATCCGACGCGCTGGACGCCTGGTTCGGCACCTTTACAGTGGATCTGGGGTATCTGGCGGTCCCCGTGGAGCTGGACCTCTCCAGGCCAGAATATCAGCCCCTGGCCGCTCTGGGCTGGAACTGGTTCAGCGCCCTGGAGCTGGGCTGGAGTCTCACCCCCGACTACGACGTCCAGGGCGTGGACGCCAAGACCGGACAGGTCATCCGCAGCGAGCCCTGGTCCTGGAGCGGGCTTACCTACGACGATCTGGAGGGGAGCTGGGCCCGAACACAGATCGAGACGCTGGCCCGCTATCAGGTGGGCTTTGACGGCGGCTCCTTTGCGCCGGGAAAGACCCTGGTCCAGAAGGACATGGTGGCGCTGCTCCTGAGCATGCAGGGCTACCGCTACGACCCCGAAGACCTGGAGGGGGCCCAGGCGGACGACCTCTATCGCAGCGCCTACCGTATGGGAATCCTCACGCCCGAAGCGCGCAGCGATGACAAGATCCTCACCCGGGGCGAAACGGTCAAGCTGCTGCTGGACAGCGCCGGCTATGGCCCCATCGCCCGTTTCCAGGGCATCTACAAATGCTCTTACACCGATGAGGCGTCCATTCCCGCGGCATATTACGGCTATGCCGCCCTGGCCCAGGGGCTGGGCGTGATCCAGGGGGACGGCGGCGCCTTCGCCGCCGGACGGACCGCCACGCGGGCGGAGGCCGCGGCGATGATCTATAACCTGCTCAGCTATCGGTGACCCAGACCCTGCGTCCAATGCGGGCAAGACAAAACGAGGCCGGCGCGCCATCCGAATGGCGCGCCGGCCTCGCTGGTTCCGGGCTCAATAGCGCAGGTCCAATATGCCGATGATCTGGGCGATGCAGTCCTCGTCACAGGAGCCGAGGACCGTGGCGCCCCAATCCTTTACCGCCTGGGCGCAGTTGGCCGGGGCAAACGGAATGGCGGAGACGGCCAGCATGGGGATGTCGTTCTGATTGTCCCCCACACAGTAGATGTGCTCCCGGCGGATCCCCAGCAGCTCCGCCAGCTTGAGGACCATGCCCCCCTTGGTGGCGGTTTTGGCCGTGCATTCCAGGAGGACGGCGTTGGAGAAGATGACCTCGTACCGCTGGGGCCACCGCTCCCGCATCAGGGCCTGGGCCCGGAGCAGCACGTCGTGGTCGGCCTGGATCACCGCCTTGCTCCAGGGGGAGGGCATCTCCGTCAGGCCCATCTCGGTCCAGGTGGTCTTGACCCGCTCCACGTGCCGCTGGGTGTGGGCGTTGGGGCGGTAGATATACACGTCGTCGCCGTGGTAGGTCTCCACCCCCAGCGCGGGGATGGCGGAGCACAGCTCCCCCAGGTCCTCCGCCGCGCAGACGGGCAGGGGCAGGTCCACCACCGTGCGTCCGGCCCGGAAATCATAGAGCAGGGCGCCGTTGGAGAGGATCACAGGGGCATTGATGGGCGCGGCGTCCACATAGGGGGCGAAGGTGCGGTGGGCCCGCCCGGTGGAGACGGTAAACCGGCCCCCCTCCCGCACGAAGTATTCGAGGGCCTCCCGGTTCCCGCGGGACACCTCGCAGTCGGAGCCCACCAGCGTGTCGTCAAAGTCGCTGGCCAGCAGAACGCCCTCAAATTTGCCCAAGTGAATCACACACCTTATCTCTGAATGTCGGCCCCCAGATAGAACTTTTTCAGCGGCGCGTACAGCAGCGCCGCGATGACCAGTGCCAAAATGGTGTTGGGGAGCATATAGGAGCCGTTATAGACAATGGAATAGAGCGTAGGATTATCAAACACCGTGCCCAGGATCTCCGTGGGGGCGTAGATGCGGTAAATCGTCACGCCGCTGATGAAATGGACCACGAAGCGGGCGAAGCAGCCCAGCACGGTGCCGGCGAAGATGCCCCAGCGCTTCCCCTGAAAAAGGCCGGCGAGGCCCAGGGGGGTGAAGGCCACCAGGTAGTCGAGCAGCATGGACTGCCAGCCCCAGGCGTAGGCCCCGTCGAACATCAGCTGCAGCAGGCCGAAAACAAAGCCGGCCAACAGGCCGTCGGCCAGCCCCCAGCGGACGGCGAAGAGGAGGATGGGGAACATGGCGGGGGTGAGAGAGCCGCCGTTGGGCAGCTCCATGAGCTTGATATAGCTCAGGATCTGGGACAGGGCCACCATAATGGCGCCCTCACAGAGCATGCGGGTGGCGTTTCGCCTGGCGGGTTTGGATCTTGCGGTCGCGGTGTTTTCCATGGTGCATTTCTCCCTCGAACAAAATGTACCGCAGCGCAAACCTGGATACTCTGCGCAATGCGGTACGGGAGAAACGACATGAAAAGCCGAATCATCTTCCTACGCCGGCATTACCCGGATCAGGTTCAAGGGACCGGGGGCGGCGCTACGCCCCTGCATCTCAGCCGGACTTGCGTCCAGCGCCCCTGTATTCGATTTGTCCTGCGGTCGGTCCGTATTATATATCAGCCGGTCCGACTTTGTCAACCCGGGGCGTCAGCGCGCCAGTTTCCGCAGCGCCTGACTGAAATAGTCCGGCAGAGGACACTCCACCGTCACGCGCGTCCCCGCAGAGGGGTGGACGAAGGAGAGCCGCCGGGCGTGGAGACACTGCCCCGCCAGGCCCGGGACGGGCTTTTTCGCCCCATAGACCACATCTCCCAGCAGCGGGTGGCCGATGTAGGCCATGTGCACCCGGATCTGATGGGTGCGGCCCGTCTCCAGGCGGCATTGGATATGGGTATGGCCGGGGTAACGACCCAGAACGGACCAGTGTGTCACCGCCGCCCGTCCCCCCTTTGGGTCCACGCACATCCTTTTGCGGTCCGCCGGGTGCCGGGCGATGGGCGCGTCCACGGTGCCGGACGCCTCTTTCAGCGTGCCCACGCACACCGCCTCGTATTCCCGGTAGAGGGAGTGGTCCTGGAGCTGTGCGGCCAGGGCCAGGTGGGCGGCGTCGTTTTTGGCGGCGATGATGAGCCCCGAGGTGTCCCGGTCAATGCGGTGGACGATGCCGGGCCGCAGCGCCCCGTTGATTCCGGAGAGGCTATTTCCGCAGTGATATAACAGTGCGTTTACCAGTGTGCCGTCCGGATGACCGGGCGCGGGGTGGACCACCATGCCCACCGGCTTGTTGACCACGATGACGTCGGCATCCTCATAGACCACATCCAGCGGGATATTCTGGGGCCGGATGTCCACCTCCACCGGGTCGGGGAGGGAGAGCGCCACCGCGTCGCCGGGGGCGGTGCGGGTGTTTTTCCGGGCCGGCGCGCCGTTGAGGGTGACGGCTCCCTCCTCCAGCAGCCGCTGGGCGGCCGAGCGGGTGAGGCCGTCCACGGACCGGGCCAGGAGCTGGTCCAGCCGCTCCCCCTCCCGGTCAGCCCTCAGCAGGATGGGAGTCATCGGGGACCTCCTTTTTTTCCAGCTTATCATAGAAGAAGAGAAAGTAGACGCAAAAGGCGATGCCGCCGCAGACCACGCAGATGTCGGCCACGTTGAAGACGGCAAAATGCATGAACTGGAGGTTGAACATGTCGGTGACAAAACCGAAGAGGGCCCGGTCGATGAGATTTCCCACAGCGCCCGCCAGCACCACGGAGAGGGTGATCACGCCGAAGGGATGGGCCACCACCCTTTTGATCAGCGCGGCGGCGATGGCCGCCGCCACCACGGCGGAGATGATGGTGAGGAGCCAGGTATGGTCTTTGAAGATGGAGAAGGCCGCGCCGGTGTTCTGCACGTAGGTGAGCTCCACCAGCCCGGGGAGAAAGGGCATAGAGGCGCCCATGGGGATATTGGCGCGGACCAGGATCTTCACAAGCTGGTCCGCCGCCACCAGAAGGACGACGAGAATGGCGTACAGCATAGTTGGGTTACTCCTTGGGACGGCGATCCCGCCGTATTCTTGTTCCGCTGAAAGGTATTATATCAAAACGGCGGCATTTTGCAAGGAGAAGCGCGGAGCCGCCGCAGCGTGACAGACCCGGCCCCCAGGGACCGACTGGCGGGGAGGGTCCCACCCTCCGGGGGGTCCCCTTTCTTCCCGAAGAAAGGGGACGGAAAGAAGGGCCAAAGAGGGGGATTTCGATCTTCCCCCTCTTTGGAATCTCCCCTTTTAAAAACGACCAATAGGGGGGCCTCTGCCCCCCTATTGGAGACACCCCCCGGGGCCCTGTTCCCGCGCCGGTGCGCACCCCGGCAAGCTCGCCGTACCGCCAGGCGTCCCCCGGATAGAGCTGGGCGGCGTCCCTGTTCCACTTGCGGAGGCCGTAACGGCCGGGGCTGCTCCTCCCACAAAGCGGAAAGACGAAAGACGCCGTCTGCCTTTTGCCTGCGCCCCGTGCCAGGGTCCCCGTAAGAGCCCCTTTTTCTTTGGCATCCAAAACCGTTTCTTTTTCAAAGGGGAAAAAGAAATGGGTTTGGCCCCCGGAGGGCGGTGCCCTCCCCGATGGGGATCGGTCACGGCGAGGCTAAAGGGCGATTTCCTTTTTCGTCGTCCTGCACATCAGGTAATCTAAACTCACATGATAATAATCGGCCAGGAGAAGTGCAAAACGCAAGGGGAGCTCACGTTGGCCGCGCTCATATTTTGAGTAAAGGGACTGATCGCAGTTTAAGATTTTCGCCACCTGTGCTTGCGAGAGGTCTCTATCCTCGCGCAGTTCTCGCATTCGAGTATCCATTATAGTCATATTCGAATTTCCGGTACGGCCAGTACCAGTATGACCCAAGAGATAATCGATACTGACTTGGTAATAATCGGCCAATTGTATGAGCACAGGTGCCGTCAGTTCGATTTTACCGTTTTCGTATTGAGAGTATGTGTTCTGGGCAACACCGAGGATAGCTGCAACTTCTTGCTGGGTAATGTCGTGGTCTTGGCGAACTTCTTTTAAATTGCTACGTATTATCATAGGCCTCACCTCAATATCTATTATGCATTATCTGAAATCAAGATATTGACTTTTATCTGGAATACAGATAAAATAATTTTGAGGTGATAAGAATGCCTGCAACATTACGCGATCTGTTCTACTGCCGCTATGACCCCATGGAAGCCGCCGAGCCCAACCGCCCGGAATACAACGCGATCTATGAGGAGCTGGAACAGGTGGAGGGCGAACTGCGCAAGGCGCTGGGGGAGGAAGGGCGGGAAAAGCTGCGGCGGTTTTCCGTGCTGGAGGCGCAGCTCCGGAACATGTCCTACGGGGATTACTTCGCCGAGGGCTTCCACCTGGCCCTTGCCCTCCTCCGCGGCGGGCCATGCAGTCCTCCGGCTTGACGCAGCCGGTATAATATAATAAGGAAAGGAGGCCCCGTCATGAGTCTGTTCTGCTGCCCCCTCTGCGCCGCGCCCCTGGAAAAGACCGACAGGACCTACCGGTGCCCCAGGGGGCACAGCTTTGACCGGGCCCGGGAGGGCTATGTCCACCTCCTCCCCGCCAACCGGATGCACTCCAAGGCCCCGGGCGACGACAAGGCCATGGCCGCGGCCCGAAACCGCTTCCTGTCCGGCGGCTGGTACGCCCCCCTGCGCGACGCACTCTGCCGTCTGGCCGTGGACCATGCGCCGGCGCGCCCGGCCGTGCTGGACTCGGGCTGCGGGGAGGGGTATTACACCGCCGGTGTGTGCGCGGCCCTGGCGGCGGCGGGGAAACCGCCGGAGACGGCGGGCGTGGACCTGTCCAAGCCCTCCCTCCGCTGGGCGGCCCGGCGGGAGCCGCAGGCGGAGTTCGCCGTGGCCTCCGTCTACCATCTGCCGGTAGCGCCGTCGCGGGTGGACCTCCTGCTCAACTGCTTTTCGCCCCTGGCCCTGGAGGAGTTCCGGCGGGTGCTGCGGCCCGGCGGGGTGTTCCTCTATGTGGTCCCGGCGGCCCGGCACCTCTGGGAGCTCAAGCAGGTCCTCTATGAGCGGCCCTACCCCAACCCGGAGGAGGACATCCCCTATGAGGGCTTTGACTATCTGGAGGTCCTGCCTGTGGAGGAGACCCTCGCCATCCGCAGCCGGGAGCCCCTGCTGGACCTCTTCCAAATGACCCCGTACCGCTGGAAAACGCCCCGGACCGGCGTGGAGCGGCTGGAGGAGCTGGAGGCCCTGGACGTGACGGCCTCCTTCCGAATCCACGTGTTTCGGCGGAAATAAGAGAAGATATTGCATCCTTTTCCAGGATATGATAGACTATCGTGAGCGATTTGAGGTCGCGCCCCCGGAGCAGGAGGGCGTTTGGGTGCGGAACGGGGTTCCGCTTGCCTGCGGGAGACCTTGAATCAGGCAAGCTGAGTAAGAAAGGAACATGCACCCAATGGAAATCAACGGTGAAGAGGTCAACGAGATTGTACGCTACGACGAGCTGAAGCTGTCCCCCGAGATCATGCGGGCCCTGGAGAAAAAGGGCTATGTCCAGGCCACCCCCGTTCAGGGCGGGGCCATCCCCTATTTTATGGAATGGCGGGACGTGATCGCCAAGGCCCCCACCGGCACCGGCAAGACCTTTGCCTTCGGCATCCCCATGGTGGAGCACATCGACCCCCGGGAGGACGCGGTACAGGGTCTGGTCCTGGCCCCCACCCGGGAGCTGGCCATCCAGATCATGGCCGAGCTGCGGGATCTGTGCGAATTCAAGGAGGGGGTGCGCGCCGTGGTGCTCTACGGCGGCCAGCCCATCGACAAGCAGATCACCCAATTGAAGAAGCGGCCCCAGATCGTGGTAGCCACGCCCGGCCGCCTGATGGACCATATGAAGCGGCGCACCGTGCGGCTGGACAGGGTCCAGACCGTGGTGCTGGACGAGGCGGACCGGATGCTGGACATGGGCTTTATCCACGACGTGACCCGGATTCTGGACGCCATCAAGTCCAGGAAGAACCTGGGCATGTTCTCCGCTACCATCTCCCGGGAGGTCATGGACATCTCCTGGGTGTACCAGCGGGACCCGGTGGAGATCACCGTCCGGGCCGACGAGCAGAACAAGCCGGACATCCAGCAATACCGCATCGAGGTGGAGCGGGGGGACAAGACCGAGATCACCGCCCGCCTGCTGGAGGCCGGCAGCTATGAGCGGGCCATCGCCTTCTGCAACACCAAGAACATGACGGACCGGCTCTCCGGCCTTTTAAAGATGCGGGGCTTCTCCGCCGAGGCCATCCATGGGGACATCCAGCAGTCCGTGCGGGAAAAGACGCTCAACCGCTTTCGCAGAGGGGAGCTGCGGGTGCTGGTGGCCACCGACGTGGCCGCCCGCGGCCTGGACATCGACGACGTGGACGTGGTGTTCAACTACGATGTGCCCGATGAAAATGAATATTACGTCCACCGCATCGGCCGTACCGGCCGGGCCAAGCGCCACGGCGTGGCCTACACCCTGGTGTCCACCATCACCGAGAGCATGCGGATGGACGACATTGAAAAGGCCACCAAAAACAAGGTCCACCGCCTCAAGTATGAAAAGGGGACCCTGCTGGACCTGGAAGAGGGCAAATAATTTTATCCTTTTTTAATCTCGGCGCAAGGGTTATTTTAATCCTTGCGCCGTATACTATCCTCAGACATAGAAAAAAGGAGCGGTTGTCATGAACGAACCCAAAAAGCTCTGTCGCGTGGAGCATGGCGCCATGCTGGCCGGCGTGTGCGGCGGCATCGCCGAATATTTCAATCTGGACCCGGGCATCATCCGCCTGCTGTGGGTGATCTTCTGCTTTGCGGGCACGGTGGGCATCTGGCTCTATATCGCCGCCGCCATCATCCTGCCCAAGAAAAGCGAGGCATATCCGGGCTACTGAGCCGGGGAAGAGATCGGGGGGCGCCGCTGCGGCGCCCCCCGATCTTCTGCTCTGCGGCGGGTTTTTATCCGGAAGGATGTCTGCACGGACCTAAAGTGTGGTATACTGAAGAAAAAACGAGGGGGTGAGGGCCGGTGAGCTATTATGACAGGGTGTATGAGATCGCCCGGCGAATCCCCAGGGGCAGGGCGGCCACCTACGGCCAGATCGCCCTGATGACGGGTAGCCCGCGGGCCGCCCGGGCCGTGGGATACGCCATGGCCGCCTGCACCGATCCCGCCGTGCCCTGCCACCGGGTCATGGCCAGGGACGGGACCATCCGGGAGCACGCCTTCGGCCCCGGCGTGCAGCGGGCCCTGCTGGAGGCGGAGGGGGTGCCCTTTACTCCGGACGGGAGGGTGGATTTGTCCCGGTGCCGCTGGGACGGGCGGTAAAATCCCCGTCAAACCCTTGCGCGTTTCTCCGCGCCGTGGTACACTTCTGGCACAGGCAATTCCAACCAAGGAGATTTTGACGCCCATGATTGATTTTCAACTCCCCCGTCTGTCCGACAAGCCCTGGGTGGACGACCTGCTGCGGCAGGCCAATTACCGGGGCTGTGAGTATAACTTTACCAACCTCTACGCATGGAGCCCCGCCTATGACCAGCGTATCGCCCGGGTGGACGGCTTCCTGGTGACCCATCTGTGCGGCTCGCTGGGGTGCTCCTATATCTACCCCGCCGGCCAGGGCGATGTGGCCCCGGTCATCCGGGCCATGGAGCGGGACGCGGCCGAGCGGGACAAGCCCTTCCGCATGGTCTGCCTCACCCCCCGCCAGGTGGAGGAGATGGAGGCCCTTTTTCCCGGTGAATTCCACTTTGAGGCCGACCGGGACGGCTTTGACTACCTCTATGAGATCGACCGCCTGGCCGACCTCACC contains:
- the rpsO gene encoding 30S ribosomal protein S15 is translated as MIRKDEKTAVIEANRTHPTDTGSPEVQIAILTARIQELTEHLKIHTHDNHSRRGLLKMVGKRRKMLDYLAKKDVERYRAIIAKLGIRK
- a CDS encoding S-layer homology domain-containing protein — protein: MKKALSLVLALSLLLALSLPAAAEEGAEARLSAVTLAVKETLDLDTEAYSDFSGYPEENALAPLWYLDWYGDGGSLSVTAGEDGRILSYFRHDDTEYWDRGFRNPSFPEGGRDGAQKAAEAFLDKLLAANETVVFQEDGGESLNQSSYYFRGTICLNGVPSPLGMRIEVRAADNCVMNFRRDDLASSYIGTVPSGQADVSAQRAGELLKDMLTMRLEYSLNEDGRTASLRYLPNSRDDYYVDAHTGELVNLTEKRRALADGDKFYGYAEEMSANTAADAGGGAFLTEVEQSGVEKLSGVLSAKALDQKVRAVSELGLETYTLAESRFYLETAIADGGTDTGDVFAQLTYGKQNGEGGIWQKCVTVDARTGELESLWSGGPWNETLPRTVDRTAAREKAEAFLTRYWGEDFARCAGYDNSALYGGDVPAEDVTTTEWYFIYARQENGYFFPDDQFSVSISALDGSVSGFQRREIPGVTFESAEGLVSASDALDAWFGTFTVDLGYLAVPVELDLSRPEYQPLAALGWNWFSALELGWSLTPDYDVQGVDAKTGQVIRSEPWSWSGLTYDDLEGSWARTQIETLARYQVGFDGGSFAPGKTLVQKDMVALLLSMQGYRYDPEDLEGAQADDLYRSAYRMGILTPEARSDDKILTRGETVKLLLDSAGYGPIARFQGIYKCSYTDEASIPAAYYGYAALAQGLGVIQGDGGAFAAGRTATRAEAAAMIYNLLSYR
- a CDS encoding HAD-IIB family hydrolase, whose protein sequence is MIHLGKFEGVLLASDFDDTLVGSDCEVSRGNREALEYFVREGGRFTVSTGRAHRTFAPYVDAAPINAPVILSNGALLYDFRAGRTVVDLPLPVCAAEDLGELCSAIPALGVETYHGDDVYIYRPNAHTQRHVERVKTTWTEMGLTEMPSPWSKAVIQADHDVLLRAQALMRERWPQRYEVIFSNAVLLECTAKTATKGGMVLKLAELLGIRREHIYCVGDNQNDIPMLAVSAIPFAPANCAQAVKDWGATVLGSCDEDCIAQIIGILDLRY
- the thiT gene encoding energy-coupled thiamine transporter ThiT, encoding MENTATARSKPARRNATRMLCEGAIMVALSQILSYIKLMELPNGGSLTPAMFPILLFAVRWGLADGLLAGFVFGLLQLMFDGAYAWGWQSMLLDYLVAFTPLGLAGLFQGKRWGIFAGTVLGCFARFVVHFISGVTIYRIYAPTEILGTVFDNPTLYSIVYNGSYMLPNTILALVIAALLYAPLKKFYLGADIQR
- a CDS encoding RluA family pseudouridine synthase; the protein is MTPILLRADREGERLDQLLARSVDGLTRSAAQRLLEEGAVTLNGAPARKNTRTAPGDAVALSLPDPVEVDIRPQNIPLDVVYEDADVIVVNKPVGMVVHPAPGHPDGTLVNALLYHCGNSLSGINGALRPGIVHRIDRDTSGLIIAAKNDAAHLALAAQLQDHSLYREYEAVCVGTLKEASGTVDAPIARHPADRKRMCVDPKGGRAAVTHWSVLGRYPGHTHIQCRLETGRTHQIRVHMAYIGHPLLGDVVYGAKKPVPGLAGQCLHARRLSFVHPSAGTRVTVECPLPDYFSQALRKLAR
- the lspA gene encoding signal peptidase II, which encodes MLYAILVVLLVAADQLVKILVRANIPMGASMPFLPGLVELTYVQNTGAAFSIFKDHTWLLTIISAVVAAAIAAALIKRVVAHPFGVITLSVVLAGAVGNLIDRALFGFVTDMFNLQFMHFAVFNVADICVVCGGIAFCVYFLFFYDKLEKKEVPDDSHPAEG
- a CDS encoding helix-turn-helix domain-containing protein: MIIRSNLKEVRQDHDITQQEVAAILGVAQNTYSQYENGKIELTAPVLIQLADYYQVSIDYLLGHTGTGRTGNSNMTIMDTRMRELREDRDLSQAQVAKILNCDQSLYSKYERGQRELPLRFALLLADYYHVSLDYLMCRTTKKEIAL
- a CDS encoding DUF6809 family protein; the encoded protein is MPATLRDLFYCRYDPMEAAEPNRPEYNAIYEELEQVEGELRKALGEEGREKLRRFSVLEAQLRNMSYGDYFAEGFHLALALLRGGPCSPPA
- a CDS encoding putative RNA methyltransferase, which translates into the protein MSLFCCPLCAAPLEKTDRTYRCPRGHSFDRAREGYVHLLPANRMHSKAPGDDKAMAAARNRFLSGGWYAPLRDALCRLAVDHAPARPAVLDSGCGEGYYTAGVCAALAAAGKPPETAGVDLSKPSLRWAARREPQAEFAVASVYHLPVAPSRVDLLLNCFSPLALEEFRRVLRPGGVFLYVVPAARHLWELKQVLYERPYPNPEEDIPYEGFDYLEVLPVEETLAIRSREPLLDLFQMTPYRWKTPRTGVERLEELEALDVTASFRIHVFRRK
- a CDS encoding DEAD/DEAH box helicase, giving the protein MEINGEEVNEIVRYDELKLSPEIMRALEKKGYVQATPVQGGAIPYFMEWRDVIAKAPTGTGKTFAFGIPMVEHIDPREDAVQGLVLAPTRELAIQIMAELRDLCEFKEGVRAVVLYGGQPIDKQITQLKKRPQIVVATPGRLMDHMKRRTVRLDRVQTVVLDEADRMLDMGFIHDVTRILDAIKSRKNLGMFSATISREVMDISWVYQRDPVEITVRADEQNKPDIQQYRIEVERGDKTEITARLLEAGSYERAIAFCNTKNMTDRLSGLLKMRGFSAEAIHGDIQQSVREKTLNRFRRGELRVLVATDVAARGLDIDDVDVVFNYDVPDENEYYVHRIGRTGRAKRHGVAYTLVSTITESMRMDDIEKATKNKVHRLKYEKGTLLDLEEGK
- a CDS encoding PspC domain-containing protein; this encodes MNEPKKLCRVEHGAMLAGVCGGIAEYFNLDPGIIRLLWVIFCFAGTVGIWLYIAAAIILPKKSEAYPGY
- a CDS encoding MGMT family protein; its protein translation is MSYYDRVYEIARRIPRGRAATYGQIALMTGSPRAARAVGYAMAACTDPAVPCHRVMARDGTIREHAFGPGVQRALLEAEGVPFTPDGRVDLSRCRWDGR